Proteins co-encoded in one Uloborus diversus isolate 005 chromosome 9, Udiv.v.3.1, whole genome shotgun sequence genomic window:
- the LOC129229661 gene encoding dnaJ homolog subfamily B member 9-like codes for MKLSLQFLCNICALSCLILIMCLNVAICGRDYYDILGVNKRASSRDIKKAFRKLAMQYHPDKNKDPQAEDKFREIAEAYEVLSDEDKRKQYDKFGKSAFESNNGGGFHQGFQFNFNDFYKQFDDFAGFHFKTSGSRGNRRKHGFSFFDFDDLFSDFEPEEESDFQGFGGFQDFFGSQDSFFGTHFRGDVSNSHHTQTRAFSSTNNGRCKTVTQRVGNMVTTYTQCS; via the exons ATGAAACTTAGTTTACAGTTCCTGTGCAATATTTGTGCACTTTCATGTTTGATTTTAATTATGTGCTTAAATGTTGCTATTTGTGGAAGAGATTATTATGATATTCTAGGAGTCAATAAAAGAGCTAGTAGTAGAGATATTAAAAAGGCATTTAGAAAACTAGCTATGCAATATCATCCAGACAAGAATAAAGATCCACAGGCAGAAGATAAGTTTCGAGAAATCGCTGAAG cATATGAAGTGTTGTCAGATGAAGATAAAAGAAAGCAATATGACAAGTTTGGAAAGTCTGCCTTTGAGAGCAACAACGGTGGAGGATTTCATCAAGGTTTTCAGTTTAATTTCAATGACTTTTATAAGCAGTTTGATGACTTTGCTGGTTTCCACTTCAAAACAAGTGGCTCTAGAGGCAATCGTAGAAAACATGGATTcagtttttttgattttgatgatttATTTTCGGATTTTGAACCAGAAGAAGAAAGTGACTTTCAAGGCTTTGGCGGATTTCAAGACTTTTTTGGGAGTCAAGATAGCTTCTTCGGAACACATTTTCGGGGGGATGTGTCAAACAGTCATCATACTCAGACAAGAGCTTTTAGTTCAACAA ATAATGGCCGATGCAAAACTGTTACGCAAAGAGTTGGGAACATGGTAACGACATACACGCAATGTTCTTAA
- the LOC129229662 gene encoding retinitis pigmentosa 9 protein homolog: protein MASCSKERKSSKKKKKGRDEDRVQVLKHYDTFYSQAPPGLVKEEEERPEDCIPDLPENKDAREFLSRAPTKGLWMPLGKEVKVMKCWRCKTYGHRTGDRECPLFVTGNKEIEKFRFIHEDPMHNFISEKQKAEKLERVEQLRALLASSDSSSSSSSSDLDSESEKRKRKRKKKSRHKHKKRKKHK, encoded by the exons ATGGCTAGTTGCAGTAAGGAGAGAAAaagttctaaaaagaaaaagaaagggcgTGACGAAGACCGCGtacaagttttaaaacattatgaCACATT TTATAGTCAAGCTCCACCTGGACTAGTCAAAGAGGAAGAAGAGCGTCCTGAGGATTGCATTCCTGATTTACCGGAAAACAAAGATGCAAGAGAGTTCCTTTCGAGAGCTCCAACTAAGGGTCTGTGGATGCCTCTAGGAAAGGAAGTTAAAGTTATGAAat GTTGGAGATGCAAAACCTATGGTCATAGAACCGGTGACAGAGAATGTCCTTTGTTTGTTACTGGAAATAAAGAGATCGAAAAATTTCGTTTT ATTCATGAAGACCCAATGCATAATTTcatttctgaaaaacaaaagGCTGAAAAGTTGGAAag GGTAGAACAGTTGCGAGCTCTGTTGGCCTCATCAGATAGTTCAAGTTCAAGTTCATCCTCTGATTTAGATTcagaaagtgaaaaaagaaaaagaaaacggaaAAAGAAATCTCGGCAtaagcacaaaaaaagaaagaagcataAGTAA